From Diceros bicornis minor isolate mBicDic1 chromosome 17, mDicBic1.mat.cur, whole genome shotgun sequence, the proteins below share one genomic window:
- the ATP5F1B gene encoding ATP synthase subunit beta, mitochondrial: MLGLVGRVAAASASGALRGLSPSAPLPQAQLLLRAAPAALQPARDYAAQTSPSPKAGAATGRIVAVIGAVVDVQFDEGLPPILNALEVQGRETRLVLEVAQHLGESTVRTIAMDGTEGLVRGQKVLDSGAPIKIPVGPETLGRIMNVIGEPIDERGPIKTKQFAAIHAEAPEFVEMSVEQEILVTGIKVVDLLAPYAKGGKIGLFGGAGVGKTVLIMELINNVAKAHGGYSVFAGVGERTREGNDLYHEMIESGVINLKDATSKVALVYGQMNEPPGARARVALTGLTVAEYFRDQEGQDVLLFIDNIFRFTQAGSEVSALLGRIPSAVGYQPTLATDMGTMQERITTTKKGSITSVQAIYVPADDLTDPAPATTFAHLDATTVLSRAIAELGIYPAVDPLDSTSRIMDPNIVGTEHYEVARGVQKILQDYKSLQDIIAILGMDELSEEDKLTVSRARKIQRFLSQPFQVAEVFTGHLGKLVPLKETIKGFQQILAGEYDHLPEQAFYMVGPIEEAVAKADKLAEEHS; this comes from the exons ATGTTGGGTCTTGTGGGTCGTGTGGCCGCTGCCTCGGCCTCCGGGGCCTTGCGGGGTCTCAGCCCGTCAGCGCCGCTACCGCAAGCTCAGCTGTTACTGCGGGCCGCCCCGGCAGCGCTGCAGCCTG CCAGAGACTATGCAGCCCAAACATCTCCTTCGCCGAAAGCAGGCGCCGCCACCGGGCGCATCGTGGCGGTCATCGGTGCAGTGGTGGACGTCCAGTTTGATGAGGGACTACCACCCATCCTAAACGCCCTGGAAGTGCAAGGCAGGGAGACCAGGCTGGTTTTGGAGGTGGCCCAGCATTTGG GTGAGAGCACAGTAAGAACCATTGCCATGGATGGTACAGAAGGCTTGGTTAGAGGCCAGAAAGTCCTGGATTCTGGTGCACCTATCAAAATTCCTGTTGGCCCTGAGACCTTGGGCAGAATCATGAACGTCATTGGGGAACCTATTGATGAAAGAGGTCCCATCAAAACCAAACA ATTTGCTGCTATTCATGCTGAGGCTCCTGAGTTCGTGGAGATGAGCGTGGAGCAGGAAATTCTGGTCACTGGTATCAAGGTTGTGGATTTGCTGGCTCCCTATGCCAAGGGTGGCAAAATTG GCCTCTTTGGTGGTGCTGGAGTCGGCAAGACAGTACTGATCATGGAGTTAATCAACAATGTCGCCAAAGCCCATGGTGGTTACTCTGTGTTTGCTGGTGTGGGTGAGAGGACTCGTGAGGGCAATGACTTATACCATGAAATGATTGAGTCTGGTGTTATCAACTTAAAAGATGCTACCTCCAAG GTAGCGCTGGTGTACGGTCAAATGAATGAACCACCTGGCGCTCGTGCCCGGGTGGCTCTGACTGGACTGACTGTGGCTGAATACTTCAGAGACCAAGAAGGTCAAGATGTACTTCTGTTTATCGATAACATCTTTCGCTTCACACAGGCTGGCTCAGAG gtgTCTGCTTTATTGGGCAGAATCCCTTCTGCTGTGGGCTATCAGCCTACCCTGGCCACTGACATGGGTACCATGCAGGAAAGAATCACCACCACCAAGAAGGGATCTATCACCTCTGTACAG GCTATCTACGTGCCTGCTGATGACTTGACTGACCCTGCCCCTGCCACTACCTTTGCCCATTTGGATGCTACCACTGTGCTGTCTCGTGCTATTGCTGAGCTGGGCATCTATCCAGCTGTCGATCCTCTAGACTCCACCTCTCGCATCATGGATCCCAACATTGTTGGCACAGAGCATTATGAAGTTGCCCGTGGGGTGCAAAAGATCCTACAG GACTACAAATCCCTCCAGGACATCATTGCCATCCTCGGTATGGATGAACTTTCTGAGGAAGACAAGTTGACTGTGTCTCGTGCACGGAAAATACAGCGTTTCTTGTCTCAGCCATTCCAGGTTGCTGAGGTCTTCACAGGCCATTTGGGGAAGCTGGTGCCCCTGAAAGAGACCATCAAAGGATTCCAACAGATTTTGGCAG GTGAATATGACCATCTCCCAGAACAGGCCTTCTATATGGTGGGACCCATTGAAGAAGCTGTGGCAAAAGCTGATAAGCTGGCTGAAGAGCATTCGTGA